The DNA window ACTGCTTTCCTGATAAATCAGAAAAACGCCATCCTGATTATTGGCCGCTTCTTCAATCGCATACCAGAGTTGCGTCAGGTAATTCAAATCCCATTGCAGTTCTTCCGTGCTGCGCCCGATACCGGCGGTTCTGGCAATGATGCTCATGCCATCGGGCACTTCGAGTTGCGCGATAACTTCGCGTAAATCGTTGCGTTCTTCGCCGGTGATGCGGCGCGATACGCCACCGCTGTTGGGATTGTTCGGGATTAAAACCAGATAGCGGCCGGCCAGCGAGATATATGTTGTCAGTGCAGCGCCTTTGGTGCCGCGCTCATCTTTATCGACTTGGACGATGAGTTCCTGGCCTTCCTGCAGCAAATCCTGGATGCGGCTGTTGGCAGTGCCGTTTTCGGCAAAACAGGAGGAAGCGATTTCTTTGAAGGGTAAAAAACCGTGCCGTTCACAGCCATAATCCACGAACGCAGCTTCCAGACTGGGTTCTATTCGTGTGATGACGGCTTTGTAGATATTGCTTTTACGTTGTTCCTTACTGATCGATTCGATGTCGAGGTCAATCAATGTTTGACCGTTGACGATTGCAACCCGCAACTCTTCAGGTTGGGTTGCGTTAAATAACATTCGTTTCATTTACAAGCCTTACGTGTTCTATTTATAAATACGCTATCCGAAATTTCTCCGGTTAGATTTTTGGGGTGTACGTAGTTGTAATGACGAGGTTTTGGTTTAATGATTTTTTTGTAATTTCTATTTGTCAATTCAATTCTATGTTTATATTTATTATTTTATTTTAGTATGTTAGTTGAGTATAAGTGATGTTTTTTTGTGCTCGGAACTAAATAAAACCAAATCACTTCTTGCTGTGGTGGGCTTTATCGTCCCTGTTAAGGTAACAGATTTTACATAAAGTTCCAAACGGAACTTTGTTTTATGTCAATATTGCTAGAAGCGCCGTACATTGGAAATGACCACTCACACTGCCGGCAAATTCTACAGCAACGATTTCAAAAAGAAATAAGCAAAACCTTTATAATTTACCAAGAAATCGTATTGTTCCTGGAAGTGATAAATAAAATCAAAAATTTAACAATGAACATGCAACTCGCTGCATCCGTCACCAAAGAATGTATTGGAGAAGAAGAAAGCGACCAGCGAGTTGATAATTTCTTATTCAGACGTTTCCGGAGTGTACCCAAAAGCCATGTGTATCAACTGCTGAGAAGCGGCCAAGTGCGTGTCAACGGGAAACGGATCGATGCCAGTTATCGCTTGCAGGCGGGCGACATTATACGAATTCCGCCGGTTAAAGTCGCGGAAAAAAGCGCTTCCAGGCAAGTTTCGAATAATCCGGTCAATTTCTTTGCTTTTTCTGTTGTACATGAAGATGACGCCGTACTGGCGATTGATAAACCAGGCGGTATGGCAGTGCATGGCGGCAGCGGAATCGGTTTCGGCGTCATCGAACAACTGCGGGCGCAAAATCCAACCTGGAAGTTTCTTGAACTGGTGCATCGCCTGGATCGGGAAACATCCGGTGTGCTGCTGCTGGCAAAAAAACGCAGCGCATTGGTCGAGTTGCACCGGCAAATTCGCGAAGGGTTGATGGAAAAGCATTACCTGACGATGATTAAAGGAAAATGGCGGAATGCCAAGCA is part of the Gammaproteobacteria bacterium genome and encodes:
- a CDS encoding RluA family pseudouridine synthase, with the translated sequence MQLAASVTKECIGEEESDQRVDNFLFRRFRSVPKSHVYQLLRSGQVRVNGKRIDASYRLQAGDIIRIPPVKVAEKSASRQVSNNPVNFFAFSVVHEDDAVLAIDKPGGMAVHGGSGIGFGVIEQLRAQNPTWKFLELVHRLDRETSGVLLLAKKRSALVELHRQIREGLMEKHYLTMIKGKWRNAKQHVKLALDKYVTAAGERRVMVATGIRKDSKPMAAHTIFTLQKTWQNFSLLDAEIKTGRTHQIRVHLAHLGFPIVGDDKYGDFELNKRLARSGGQNKLARMFLHAHTLKITHPVSGARMQLQAPLPADLQGFIDGLENVNDSAV